From Aegilops tauschii subsp. strangulata cultivar AL8/78 chromosome 5, Aet v6.0, whole genome shotgun sequence:
TCTTTTGTGGGTTCATGGGGCATGACAAAGAGGCATGTGAGAAGAAGAGGCTGGGGCTCCAATCAAAGGCATATGACTCCACCCTCCGTTGCTCCCCGTTCAAGAAGTATGAGCAGAGACCGGCGTTCACAGCCTCGCCGGGCCAACCAAGGGCAAGGCGCGGGATGGATTTTTCTCTGGGTAGCGCTGGTTCAATGACTCGCCAAGCTGAACGACCGACGGCTAGCAGCAGCTCCAAGCAGGATCATGAAATACCGGACAGAGTTGATGCTCATGATGGGTTTGAGGAGAAGGAGATGCCAGGGACAGTGGAGGCTGATGAGCTGTTAGCAAACCAGGTGGACAGAATTCGGCTGCAACTTGCTAAGGAGAAGCCGGAGTGTAGCAAAGTACAGCAGATGAAGGCGCAATTTGAACCACAAGCTAACGGTAAACAGGGAGGAGAACAGATTAGACCACGCCAGAAAAAGAAGAGTGCTTGCATGGGAAAGAAAGTGCCAGCAGGGAGGAAACATGGACCGCTAGTAATCAAAGAAAAAATACCCAGCTCGGATGACATGATACCTGCTTTGTATGGCCTTGACTCCTTGAATGTCTCGTTTGGTAGTGTTATGGATTCCATGGAATATAACGATTCAATTCTGGGGAAGAGGCAGGTGGATGGTCTAATTGGGCAGGTACAGGTTGATTTTGGTGGCAAGGCTCTGGTGCCGTTCGTGGACGTTCCTGTTGGTGGTGTTCAGAAGAAGGGGAAGACAGAAGCTCAGCAAGGGGAAGATGAAGCAACTAGCAAGGTGTGTGAGGTGGACATGGAGGCAACCGGCCCGGGGGCCGCCGGTAAACTGACGGGGCCACGTGTGGTGCCCCGTCAGGAGCAATGAATTGCATTGTTTGGAACTGTCGGGGTGTGGGGAACACCTCGACAGTTCGTGATCTCGTGGCTCTCACTCGAGCCCATTCCCCGAGCTTTGTCTTTCTATGTGAAACTAGGCAGCAAAAAGATAAGATGTATCGTCTTCATGATCGTGTTGGTCTGCGTGGTTTTGAAGGAGTTAGTAGTGATGGTAATAGTGGTGGATTAGCTTTGTTTTGGGATGAGTCTTTGTACGTTGATATTCGTGATTGCAATAAAAGATGGATTGATGTGTATGTTCGGTTACCCGCTGATGATCAAATTTGGAGAATCACGTTTGTGTATGGGGAACCGAGGGTAGAAAATAGACACCTGATGTGGGAGGGGCTGAAAAGATTGAAAGCTCAAGATGACATACCATGGCTCTTGGCAGGAGATTTCAATGAGGTAATGTGGGACTATGAGCATTTGTCGGATACACCAAGGTCGCCCGGGCAGATGATTGCTTTCCGGGATGTGTTGGAAGCTTGCAACTTATCTGACCTAGGCTTCTCTGGCTATCCATTCACATATGATAATAAACGCAGTGGGCGTGCTAATGTGCAAGTGAGACTTGATAGGGCAGTGGCTGATAATACGTGGAGAAATAAATTCCCGGAGGCATCGGTGAAGCACTTGATTTCTTCCTGTTCAGACCACCTCCCTCTCCTCTTGCGATGTACGCCTGAATCCGGCGGTAGGGTGAGGTGTGTACGGCGTTATGAAGTAATGTGGGAACGTGATGCGGCTCTTGAGGAGGTTGTGGCAGATGCTTGGCGGGAGGGAGGTACAAAGCATGGCCTACATGATATCAAAGTATCCTTGGATAAGTTGATGGGTAAACTTCATGGCTGGAGCCGCAAGAAATTTGGGAACGTAGTAAAGGAAATTGAAAAATCCAGAACCCGGTTAGAGGATCTAATGAACATGAATGCAGACCGGAAGGAAATCCGGAAAGAGTCAGAACACCTAGACGAATTATTGTACAGAGAGGAGATGTTGTGGCGCCAACGGTCTCGTACTGATTGGCTCAGAGAGGGTGACCATAACACGCAGTTTTTCCATCAGCGAGCTGTTTGGCGAGCGAGGAAGAACAAGATTAAAGGGCTAGTGGACAGTACAGGTGTGAAGCAAACAGAACAGAAAGTGATGGAAGGTATGGCTTTGGACTTTTCCCAAAATCTGTTTACTGCTGATACTTCCTTGAATGCAGACCGGGTGGTGGCCTTGTTTGATCGGGTAATTACGGCTGAAATGAATGCCAAATTATGCTCTCCATTCTCTGATAAGGAGATCAGTGATGCGATGTTTCAGATCGGGCCACTAAAGGCACCGGGGCCAGATGGTTTTCCGGCTAGATTCTTTCAAAAGCATTGGGCTATTGTCAAAGAGGATATCATTTCAGCAGTACAATTGTTTTTTGACTCAGGTCATATGCCAGACGGAGTTAATTTAACAACCACTGTTCTGATTCCCAAGATTGATGAGCCGGTCAAATTGTCAGATTTCCGTCCAATAAGCCTCTGCAATGTTATATATAAGGTGATTGCTAAGTGTTTAGTCAACAGATTAAGGCCTCTTTTGGGAGAGATTATTTCACCAGAGCAGAGTGCTTTTGTCCCCGGGAGGCTCATTACTGATAATGCATTTATGGCTTTTGAGTGTACTCATTTTATTAGACATGAGAAGAATCCAGAGAGAAGTTTTTGTGCATATAAGTTAGACTTTTCCAAGGCGTACGACAGGGTGGATTGGATATTCCTGGAGCGAGTGATGCAACAGTTGGGCTTTGATCATCGATGGGTGAGATGGATAATGGCATGTGTCACCTCGGTGAGATACACAGTAAAAATTAATGGAGCCCGCTCGGATTCATTTGCACCGTCGCGAGGTCTACGGCAGGGAGATCCTCTTTCACCATTTCTATTTTTGTTTGTTGCAGACGGTCTAGTAGCTTTGCTTAAGAAGGAGGTGGGAGATACACATATTTCACCTTTGAGAGTGTGTCCCAGAGCACCCGGTATTTCACACCTTTTGTTCGCGGATGATACACTTTTGTTCTTTCGTGCGACAGAAGGGGAGGCACTTCGAATCAAGGGAGTACTGGATGTATATGCTAGTGCTACAGGGCAACTAATTAATCCGCAGAAGTGCTCCATATTATTCGGTGAAAAGTGCAAACAAGGTGATAAGGAAGATGTCATACGGGTGCTGGAGGTGCAGAATATTAGTTCTGAAGAGAAATACCTCGGACTTCCTACTCCTAATGGGCGTATGAGCAAGGGCGGTTTCAGAACATTCAAGAAAAACTCACAAAGAGGTTTGTTACGTGGTGTGACTCGATGACACAGAGTGGGAGAGAAGTGCTAATCAAATCAATTGCTCAAGCACTCCCGACTTATTTAATGAGTGTGTTTAAGCTACCAGCATCAACTTGTGATGACCTAACTCGCATGGTGAGGAACTTCTGGTGGGGAGCTGAAAAAGGTCGACGCAAAACCCATTGGCGTGCATGGGAAAAGCTGATCCGCCCAAAGTCACATGGGGGTACGGGGTTTCGGGAATTTCGCTTATTCAACCAAGCACTGTTGGCACGCCAAGCTTGGCGAATTCTGACTCATCCGGACAGCCTGTGCTCACGGGTAATGAAGGCGAAGTATTTCCCGAATGGTAATCTGGAGGACACCGTTTTCCCATCTAATTCTTCACCAACTTGGCAAGGCATTGCTCATGGGCTTGAACTCTTGAAACGGGGCATCATTTGGAGGGTTGGAAATGGCCAATCAATACGCATATGGAGAGACCGCTGGATCCCGAATGGAGGTTCTGGTAAACCTATCACCGTGCAGGGCCAGTGTCGTCTACGGAGAGTGTCCGAGCTGCTGGATGAACAAGGAGCATGGCTTATGGGCCTTCTCCAAGAGTATTTTGCCCCTGTGGACATTGAGCAGATTGTTAAAATTCGAACTTGCACACGTCTAGGAGAGGATGTCCTCGCTTGGGAACCGGAGCGTAATGGTATCTTCACGGTGCGGAGCGCATACCGGCTGGCGCTCGATGAACGACTCCGTCCATCTTCAGTCGCAGCGAGCAGGGCACCGGACGGGCGACGAGCCGTTCTGGCTTTTTTATGGAGGTGCCCTGCTCCTCCAAAGGTGCGTGTGTTTGCTTGGAGGGTAGCGACAAACTGTCTTCCCACTTGGACAAATAAACATTCTCGTAATCTTGAACTGTCTAATCTTTGCCCTGTGTGTGCCACCGAACCGGAGGACACTTTCCATGCTCTATGTAGATGCCCCCAAGCGGTCGCCCTATGGCAGTCAATGGCGCAGCAGTGGAACATCCCCGACGTCCGGCGGCTAGTGCACACAGGACCGGAGTGGCTCCTCCATGTGCTCGCTGACCTGCCGGAGGAGGAGCGCATGTACACGCTTATGACGATTTGGCGCTGCTGGCACGTAAGGAATGAGATCGTCCACGACAAACGGCCACCACCAGTGGAGGCCTCGACAAGGTTTCTGTCTAGCTATATTAGCTCCTTGCTAGCCCTTCAGGCAGACCCTCTTGGCGATCATGTGAAAGGAAAGATGGTGGCTGGCCACCAGGTCAGGAGGAAACCAATATCGTATGCGTACCAGGCGAAGGAGCAGGCTCCAAGTTGGGAGGcaccgccagctggatgggcagCGCTTAACGTTGACGGCTCCTTCTGTGGCAAGGATGGGAGTGCTGGGGCGGGTATGGTTCTTCGAGATGAACATGGAGCTATAATCTTCTCTTCTAGCCGAGAGTTACGGCAATGTGCGTCCCCGCTGGAATCTGAACTTGCAGCATGTATGGAGGGCATTTCCCTAGCCTCCCAATGGTCTGCACTACCAATTGTTGTTCAAACGGACTGCCTAGATGTGGCCAAGCTGGTGAAGGAAGGTGGAGTAAACAGGTCGGAGCACCTGATGATGGTTCGTGAGATCACTAGGCTTCTACAGGAACGTGGGGAATATCAAGTCAAGCATGTAAGGAGAGAACAAAACGTTGTTAGCCATTATTTAGCGAACTATGGTAGAATAAATAAGCGCACTGCGGTGTGGCTTCGATCCGGTCCGGACGAGGTGCCGGACCTATGTAATGCAGatctggctgctgcttgatgaaTGAAACCACTTTTCCTCGCAAAAAAACAATAACAAGAGGAGGCAAGCAAGTCCTTAGGGAAACTCCAATGTCATGCATCAAAATGCCTGTAAATGTTTGGATAACACGGTCCGATTACTTTAGTCATCCGACGTCATGCACAAAACGTCTGCGACACAGTTTGGGCATTTGAAATCCCACAAACCGGAAGCAAAGTTGAAGGAGGTTTGCAGGGGTCTCGACCTCCTCCACGTAGGCCTTCGCAAACCTCAGCCCACACAAAAAATTCACATGTAGCCCCGATTTCACTCTGTCCCTCCCCTTTGCTGTGTATGCTATGTATCCGTGTAGTCCAAGGCCGGCATTGCCGCTGTAACACCCACTCTAGCGCCCATGCGTTGTCGAACCTCCTCCGCTCCACCCAGACGAAAGTCCCGCTGAAAGGATGTCAAGAGGGCATTTGGAGCGCTCCAAGCCTGTTTTGTGGTTATTCAAGGATCTGCAAAACTATGAGATGCAGAGACGTTGTGGAAGGTGATGACACCTTTGTGATGATGCACAACATAATTGTGGAGGATGAGGGTGATGGATTTCGTCACTGTCTGATGAGCACAGGGATGATCTTATTCAAATTTCAGAGTGGAATCCGGGGACGTTTAAGGATTGTATCCAAATGCATCGACGGATTCGTCAACGAGCAACTCACCAATGATCTTGAGCAATTGCAGAACCTTTGAGGGAAGCACTACAAATATATATATCTTGTAtaagttgaattcaaatttgaattattttatTAACTCGAGAATGATCTTGAGCATACAAACCAGCCGAACACACAAACATATAACAAATTTAAGACAAGATTGTCTAAATACCAAGGTAATATGTCTCGGTAAGTtggaattcaaatttgaattattttattaaaaaaatcaTGTTCGCATTGTTATATATATTTGATTTATTGTATGGACGAAGATGCCAGTTACCTTTAATTATTTTGAGTGCTTTgaatataagaaaataaatagtGAAGTATATTTGATGCATCCGGCTGGATTGCCGCCCCCTTATCTGGTGTCTTTTGAGGTTCTGTTTTGATGCACGCTGGGTGGAGTTGCCCTTAGTTGTTTGTTCAAAAGAAGACGATGGGTGATGTAGAAAAGGAAGACTATGGGTGTCTGTCTAGAACTCAATCGAGTGACGTCAGCATATTTCTTTTAATTCGGCACGGCTGGATGCTACAAATGGTGACAAAAACTGTTACGATGGTACTGCAAGCAACAACAATAAATGCTACAACCATTCTAATTAAAATGCTAAATCGTCAATGAAGGATGTTGCGTCACATGACGTGCTACAACTGATGAGGAATAACCTGAAATGACCGTCAATGTTGCAACCGGTTAGATGATGTGCTACAACCAGCAAGAAGGAATGTTACGAACGATGGTGATCAACTGTGACTTGGTTAAATCTCAGTCGGCTGATTTTTAGTAGGCTTGTTATTTTGTTGGCCTTATTTTCTTCATTTTAAGCTTACTTCTCTTTCCAAAGCGATCTTAATTTTAGAAGGAACGTCCTCACTAAAGATAAAAATGGCATGGATTCCTTGAACAGCCACAAGGGCCTGATTTCCTTGACATAGAAACAAGTTCAATTGTACTCTTTTTTTTGCAACATGAAGCCAGAACACACAAACATAACAAACACAACGCACGCTGTATACAGAGAAGTGTCCCTGACACGGATGCGATCAGAGACAACTTCTCGTTCAGCTTCATCTTATTATTGAACAAAAAGATCACGTGGAAGTGGAAGGCTTTGACGCGTAGCTATGCAAAGGAAGCAGTCAAGCAGCCAGCCGAAGCCGGCAGCTCAGTGCTGTCCCGGCAGCTTCTCCTTGATCTTGTCCATGATTCCCTTCTTCTCGCCGGTGCCGGTGCCGGTGCCAGTGCCGGCGCCGGCCATCCCTGCGTGGCCTTGCTGCCCGTAGGCTCCACCAGTTCCAGTCCCCGGCCCGTAGGCTCCTCCAGTCCCCGTACCAGTCGCCATGTGCTGCTGGTTGTCCTTGTGGCCGCCGGGGAgcttctccttgatcttctctttcatgcccttcttcctcctcccgcccATGCCGTCGTCCTCGGAAGACTGCACAGCAGCCACGGAAATGAACATCTAAACATACTGAACCACATGAATGTGTACATGTGTGTGCCGACAGAGAATCATACCGAGCTTGAGCTGGAGCTGCCGGAGCGATGCAGTATCCCACCGGCCTTGTGCTCCCCCCTGCGGACCTGGAACTGCCCGCCGGTGCCGGGAGCGGCGTGCGCTCCCCCCACGCCGGCGGCCATCGGGAACGGGTTGCCGTACTCGTCGACGCGGTTGGCGGGGTTGTCGTGCTGCCCTTGGAACTCCATCTTTGCCTCTTACTAAACTGGACTTGATTGTGGCTTTAGCTTTTGGTCTTTGGCTGATAGAAAGCTCGTGAGTCGTTGTGTGCAGAGAAGTGGATTGCCGGGTGGATATTTATGCCGTAGTGACAGGCTTCGTaggagcaagtacaatagagctgagtcagctgGCTATAACAAATAAACTACTATATTTTTGCTAAGTTGGTGGAAAGaaaagaggagagagaaggtaagcagGCTCTtggtgaagagccagctctagcacgtgctcctggGCACTTTGTGAAAATGAAAGGTGgaccacataataaaaaagtagtacactcttctAATTAATTATTATACAtattggctataagatgggctatagatgacatgataatggcttatagccagcagttagttatactattaaccatgctctaaggcTTTGTAACGAGTTAATTGCAAGGCAGTACCACACTTCGGCACGTCGTAACGAATCAGTACCATTAATCACTTTTTTTACCATGCAGTACCAACTCTAAGCCTAAGTGTTATAAAACGATCTGACAGCCATATAAGCACGTACTAACCACGTATCTGACTGAGTGGCCCCACCTGTCAGATGACAGGTGGCATATGTTTTTTGCAGAAAGGCCCCTTGCACTACTATTAATCACGCACATGCCCTTTGCGGAAAACTAAAAATCTTGCCGCACAGGCGGGATTCAAACCGGCGACCTGCCGCGTTAGGGACGCACCTCCCAGCCACTAGACCAGTCTCATTCCATTGTTCAAAAAGGATACTAAAGCCTTATATTCTTTCGCCTTTAAACAAATAAAATGGAACCAAAAATGATGCGGCCGCCACGATTCGAACCTGAGCCCGAGCCGGACCAAGAGCGCGCTCTATCCACTACAACACAGAGATACTCACATCTAGGTAGGGCATGCAtgttttatactccctccgttcctaaatataagtctttttagaaattccactatggactacatgcggatgtatatcgacatattttagagtgtagattcattcattttgcttcgtatgtagtcccttattggaatctctaaaaatacttatatttaagaacggaggaaGTATATGTCTGCATTAAACGGGCTGCAGGACCATTTGCATAGCCAGATTTTTTTTAGACGAATGCAAATACTAATTAATTAAATAGGTGCACGCGTCTACAGCCACCGGCTCGAAATTGTTGTACATTTTAGATAAAATACCTTCACATTATTACATTACTAAACGTGCGGCAGGGCCCTTTTGCAAAAAAATTAAAATCCGAAGATCTGAAAAAGGATAAAAGAAATCTGAAACAAAAAACACATAAATAATTTGAATTTATATATTTTATAAAAAAGGTCATCCTATATTTAGAAAATCCTCAATGTATATACCAAAATTGTTCATCGTACATTAAACAATATATTTCATTGTGTATTTATACAACAATGCTCAGTGTGTATTTACCAAAAAATGTTGCACACTAAACCTATATAAAAAGCAATTGAAAAAAAGAAAACCCGAAGAATAATGAAGATCTGAAAAAGGATAAAAGAAATCCAAAACAGAAATATAGAATTTATATATTTTAGAAAGTTCATcatatatttaaaaaatgttcaatgtatTTAATAAAATTGTTCATCATATATTATACAATAATGTTAATTGTGATCCTAAAAAAATGTACATTGTGTATTTATACAATATTGTTCAGTGTATATTTGCAAAAAATATTGCATATTAAACCTGTAATATATACAAAAGAAACGTAAAAAAATGAAAACATGAAAACCTGAGTAATAACGAAGATCTGTAAAAAGATAAAAGAAATTGAAAAAAAATACTTACAAAATAAGGGGAAAGGTCAGGATGTGTCCGAACTAGATATGCCTCGAGCTTGACTCGAGCATGTGCGTGGCTTGTTGGTTAGGGTGCGTGCGCGGTAAGAATTTCGGGCAAGATCGCATCCTGATGCAGCATCATTTTTtcgttttattttatttgttcaAAGGTATAACAATATAAGTATAGTATCGTACTCTGAACAAGCCACCAAGGTTGGTGTAGTGGTCGGTCGTGCGCGCGTGACACGTCTATTTATTTCGGGTTTTAAATTTTTAAAAAGTCATATATCTCAAACCACGCGTCGGAATTCAGATCCGTCTTCACCCTTGGATTTCTCATGACGAGATCTTTGAAACTAGATCCCACATGGGTATGTTTCAACGAGATTTTTTTATGCCAACTTTCGTGCTATATG
This genomic window contains:
- the LOC109758526 gene encoding dehydrin Rab15; translation: MEFQGQHDNPANRVDEYGNPFPMAAGVGGAHAAPGTGGQFQVRRGEHKAGGILHRSGSSSSSSSSEDDGMGGRRKKGMKEKIKEKLPGGHKDNQQHMATGTGTGGAYGPGTGTGGAYGQQGHAGMAGAGTGTGTGTGEKKGIMDKIKEKLPGQH